Proteins encoded by one window of Mariniplasma anaerobium:
- the dtd gene encoding D-aminoacyl-tRNA deacylase, producing MRVIVQRVKQASVEVKHKEVASISKGYLLYIGLSDTDNEKIVEKVATKVKNLRIFEDEHQKMNLSLKQVNGSILAVSQFTLYGDTKGNNRPSFIRAARPEVAKPLYESFIAHLKEEFDVKSGIFQEDMDILSVNDGPVTIIIEID from the coding sequence ATGAGAGTCATCGTTCAAAGAGTGAAGCAAGCTTCAGTCGAAGTGAAGCATAAAGAGGTTGCATCTATTTCTAAAGGATATTTATTGTATATTGGATTAAGTGATACAGATAACGAAAAGATTGTTGAAAAAGTTGCAACTAAAGTTAAGAATTTAAGAATTTTTGAAGATGAACATCAAAAAATGAATTTAAGTTTAAAACAAGTTAATGGATCTATTTTAGCAGTTTCCCAATTTACATTATATGGTGATACAAAAGGTAATAATAGACCATCTTTCATAAGAGCTGCTAGACCTGAAGTTGCAAAACCATTGTATGAATCATTTATTGCTCACTTAAAAGAAGAATTTGATGTTAAATCAGGCATTTTCCAAGAAGATATGGATATTTTGAGTGTAAATGATGGACCTGTAACGATTATCATTGAAATAGATTGA
- a CDS encoding adenine phosphoribosyltransferase, with the protein MNLRDYIAEVPNFPKKGILFRDITPLMSDGKAYQFAAEEFTKYAKEKKATVIVGPEARGFIFGCPVATNLGIGFIPVRKPGKLPREAISVSYDLEYGSNHLCMHKDAIKPGDRVLVIDDLLATGGTMEATVELVEKLGGNVVGLAFLIELSDLNGRDKLQNHDILTLIKY; encoded by the coding sequence ATGAACTTAAGAGATTATATTGCAGAGGTACCTAATTTTCCTAAAAAAGGCATACTATTTAGAGATATAACACCATTGATGTCAGATGGAAAAGCTTATCAATTTGCAGCAGAAGAGTTTACAAAATACGCTAAAGAAAAAAAGGCAACAGTGATTGTTGGACCTGAAGCTAGAGGATTTATTTTTGGATGTCCAGTTGCAACTAATTTAGGCATTGGATTTATTCCAGTTAGAAAACCAGGAAAACTTCCACGAGAAGCTATTTCAGTTTCTTATGACTTAGAATATGGTTCAAATCATTTATGCATGCATAAAGATGCAATTAAACCTGGCGATAGAGTTTTAGTCATTGATGACTTGTTAGCTACAGGTGGCACAATGGAAGCAACAGTCGAACTTGTTGAAAAACTTGGTGGTAATGTTGTAGGACTTGCTTTTCTAATTGAACTTAGCGATTTAAACGGTAGAGATAAACTTCAAAACCATGATATACTTACTTTAATTAAATATTAA
- the aspS gene encoding aspartate--tRNA ligase: MKYTHNNNELNISNVLQEVFLKGWVQKSRNLGGLIFIDLRDRFGVTQLMVKPDNAFYEVALKIRSEFVIEVKGIVVERESKNSGMSTGQIEIDVKELTVLSAAETPPITVSDDTDALEETRLKYRYLDLRRPVMQNFLIQRHKITQSIRSVLVKEGFYELDTPILGKSTPEGARDYLVPSRLYAGHFYALPQSPQIYKQLFMVAGFEKYFQMAKCFRDEDLRADRQPEFTQVDIEASFIDEEDIQGLIERIMKHTFKEVLDVDVNIPFLKMSYKEAMEKYGTDKPDMRYELLINEYKDAFKAIDIPLFNEKAFVKGILLEKGASLTRKQIDKLQDLVKKNHGDALVFIKNQEGVYSGSINKFMSPENYQSLNLKDQDILFLVPGNDEQALNALGALRIELAKTFNLIDENVYKFLWVTQWPLLEYDEDEKRFYAKHHPFTAPSDASQLKTNPKEAMAKAYDIVLNGYEIGGGSIRIHNQEVQKLMFETLGLSDQEVKHRFGFFVDALKYGTPPHGGLALGLDRIVMLMTHTANIKDVIAFPKTQSAKDQMMQAPSDVDQVQLDELHLKIGE, encoded by the coding sequence ATGAAATATACACATAATAATAATGAACTAAATATATCAAATGTTTTACAAGAAGTTTTCTTAAAAGGTTGGGTTCAAAAATCTAGAAACTTAGGTGGACTTATCTTTATCGATTTAAGAGATCGTTTTGGAGTTACACAATTAATGGTTAAACCTGATAATGCTTTTTATGAAGTTGCTTTAAAGATTAGAAGTGAATTTGTCATAGAAGTTAAAGGTATCGTTGTTGAGCGTGAAAGTAAGAACTCAGGCATGTCTACAGGGCAAATAGAAATTGATGTTAAAGAACTAACTGTCTTAAGTGCAGCTGAAACACCTCCAATTACTGTATCTGATGATACAGATGCTTTAGAAGAAACGAGATTAAAATATCGTTATCTTGATTTAAGAAGACCAGTCATGCAAAACTTTTTAATTCAAAGACATAAAATTACTCAATCCATCCGTAGCGTTTTAGTTAAGGAAGGCTTTTATGAGTTAGATACACCTATATTAGGGAAATCAACTCCTGAGGGAGCACGTGACTATTTAGTGCCTTCTAGACTATATGCAGGTCACTTTTATGCACTTCCTCAATCTCCTCAAATCTATAAACAATTATTTATGGTAGCTGGGTTTGAAAAATACTTCCAAATGGCTAAATGCTTTAGAGATGAAGATTTAAGAGCTGATCGTCAACCTGAGTTTACTCAAGTTGATATCGAAGCATCTTTTATCGATGAAGAAGATATACAAGGTTTAATTGAACGTATCATGAAACACACATTTAAAGAAGTATTAGATGTGGATGTGAACATACCATTTTTAAAGATGAGCTATAAAGAAGCAATGGAAAAATATGGTACTGATAAACCAGATATGCGCTATGAATTACTAATTAATGAATATAAAGATGCATTTAAAGCCATTGATATTCCATTGTTTAATGAAAAAGCCTTTGTTAAGGGCATCTTATTAGAAAAAGGTGCAAGTTTAACTAGAAAGCAAATTGATAAATTACAAGATTTAGTTAAAAAGAATCATGGAGATGCACTTGTATTTATTAAAAATCAAGAAGGTGTATATTCAGGAAGTATCAATAAATTTATGAGTCCAGAAAATTATCAATCTTTAAACTTAAAAGATCAAGATATTTTATTTTTAGTTCCTGGGAATGATGAACAAGCATTAAATGCACTTGGAGCTTTAAGAATAGAATTGGCAAAAACTTTTAATTTAATTGATGAAAATGTCTATAAATTCTTATGGGTTACTCAATGGCCATTATTAGAATATGATGAAGATGAAAAACGTTTTTATGCAAAACATCATCCATTTACAGCACCAAGTGATGCAAGTCAATTAAAAACTAATCCAAAAGAAGCGATGGCTAAAGCTTATGACATCGTTTTAAATGGTTATGAAATTGGTGGTGGATCGATTCGTATCCATAATCAAGAAGTACAGAAATTAATGTTTGAAACACTAGGGTTATCAGATCAAGAAGTTAAACATCGTTTTGGATTCTTTGTAGATGCTCTAAAATATGGTACACCACCACATGGAGGTCTAGCTCTAGGACTTGATCGTATTGTTATGCTTATGACGCATACGGCTAATATTAAAGATGTTATCGCGTTTCCTAAGACACAAAGTGCGAAAGATCAAATGATGCAAGCACCAAGTGATGTGGATCAAGTTCAACTTGATGAATTACATTTAAAGATTGGAGAATAA
- the argF gene encoding ornithine carbamoyltransferase has product MNLKGKSLLTLLDYKPEEIQYLINLAKRLKEEKIQGIHHRYLEGKNIVLLFQKDSTRTRCAFEVGSTDLGMQTTYLGPTGSQMGKKESVKDTARVLGKMYDAIEFRGYRQSDVEALAKYSGVPVYNGLTDEFHPTQILADFLTIQENFGYLKGIKFAYYGDARNNMGNSLMIGCAKMGMHFKAVAPKELWPTQELIDTCNLIAQTTGATLTFEEDPMKGAKDSDVIYTDVWVSMGEPKEVWAKRIAELYPYQITKKIMNQAYKTAIFMHCLPAFHSLDTEVGKQAALDFGKDYPSLANGELEVTDEVIESNQSVVFEEAGNRMHTIKAVILASLTDDF; this is encoded by the coding sequence ATGAATTTAAAAGGTAAAAGTTTATTAACATTATTAGATTATAAACCTGAAGAAATCCAGTATTTGATTAATCTTGCTAAAAGGCTTAAAGAAGAGAAAATCCAGGGTATACATCATCGTTATCTAGAAGGTAAAAATATTGTATTGCTTTTCCAAAAAGACTCTACAAGAACTAGATGTGCATTTGAAGTAGGTTCAACTGATTTAGGCATGCAAACAACATATTTAGGACCAACTGGATCACAAATGGGTAAAAAAGAAAGTGTTAAAGATACCGCTAGAGTCTTAGGGAAAATGTATGATGCTATTGAATTTCGTGGATATCGTCAATCAGATGTAGAAGCTTTAGCTAAATATTCAGGTGTTCCTGTATATAATGGATTAACTGATGAATTTCATCCAACACAAATTCTAGCAGACTTTCTAACCATACAAGAAAACTTTGGATATTTAAAAGGCATTAAGTTTGCATATTATGGAGATGCTAGAAATAATATGGGTAACTCATTAATGATTGGTTGTGCTAAGATGGGTATGCATTTTAAAGCTGTAGCTCCTAAAGAGTTATGGCCAACTCAAGAGTTAATTGACACTTGTAATCTGATTGCTCAAACAACAGGTGCGACACTAACCTTTGAAGAAGATCCTATGAAAGGTGCTAAAGATAGTGATGTTATTTATACTGATGTTTGGGTATCCATGGGAGAACCTAAAGAAGTCTGGGCAAAGAGAATTGCAGAACTTTATCCATATCAAATTACTAAAAAGATTATGAATCAAGCCTATAAGACTGCAATATTTATGCATTGTCTACCTGCTTTCCATTCACTAGACACTGAAGTTGGAAAACAAGCAGCTCTAGACTTTGGAAAAGATTATCCAAGTTTAGCTAATGGTGAATTAGAAGTAACTGATGAAGTTATAGAATCAAATCAAAGTGTTGTTTTTGAAGAAGCTGGAAATAGAATGCATACAATTAAAGCAGTTATTCTAGCATCACTTACAGATGATTTTTAA
- a CDS encoding ABC-F family ATP-binding cassette domain-containing protein translates to MIAVSKLSLIFPDKKIFTDVNLKFVPGNCYGIIGANGAGKTTFLKLLSGEKKATSGDIIIDKGKRLATLNQNQNAFDDYTVVETVIMGYKELFQIMKDKEVYYEKLDLTEKEGYELADLEILFAELDGWNAEVDAEKLLNGLNVPMEDFSKKMKDILPKNKVKVLLAQALFGSPDILLLDEPTNHLDFEAINWLEEYLINYENTVITVSHDRHFLNNVCTHMVDIDFFQAKMYAGNYDFWLESSQLMQKLMADKNKKKEERIAELKSFIARFSANLSKSSQATSRKKSLEKIELDEIVPSSRKYPFIGFEIEKILGKDVLEVENLGLTIDEQVLFENVSFIINREDKIALIGKNDLAKTALLKVLAGELEPTSGKLKWGQTVNKSYFPGENEKFFVNSDLNLVEWLRQYSKEPAETYIRGFLGRMLFSGDQALKEVKFLSGGEKMRCMFSKMMLSQSNTLIIDSPTNHLDLETIQSVDNGLSNFKGALILVSHDHRLLQSVTNKVVEIGNVGSYSYEGTFDSYLSHDQLKEQRKQIYK, encoded by the coding sequence ATGATTGCTGTTTCAAAATTAAGTTTAATTTTTCCAGATAAAAAAATATTTACAGATGTAAATCTAAAATTCGTACCAGGAAATTGCTATGGTATTATTGGTGCAAACGGTGCTGGAAAAACAACATTTTTAAAATTATTATCAGGTGAAAAGAAAGCTACATCTGGTGATATTATCATAGATAAAGGTAAAAGACTTGCGACTCTTAATCAAAATCAAAATGCTTTTGATGACTATACAGTTGTAGAAACTGTGATTATGGGATATAAAGAGTTATTTCAAATCATGAAAGATAAAGAAGTCTATTATGAAAAGCTTGATTTAACTGAAAAAGAAGGATATGAATTAGCTGATTTAGAAATTCTTTTTGCAGAACTTGATGGATGGAATGCTGAAGTAGATGCTGAAAAACTACTTAATGGACTTAATGTTCCTATGGAAGATTTTAGTAAAAAAATGAAAGATATCCTACCTAAAAATAAAGTAAAAGTATTACTTGCACAAGCACTTTTTGGAAGCCCTGATATTTTATTATTAGATGAACCTACCAACCATTTAGATTTTGAAGCGATTAATTGGCTAGAAGAATATCTTATCAATTATGAAAATACTGTAATCACAGTATCTCATGATAGACATTTTTTAAATAATGTATGTACACATATGGTTGATATAGATTTTTTTCAAGCTAAAATGTATGCAGGAAATTATGATTTTTGGTTAGAATCATCACAATTGATGCAAAAATTAATGGCTGATAAAAATAAGAAAAAAGAAGAACGTATTGCGGAATTAAAAAGCTTTATTGCTAGATTTAGCGCAAACTTATCTAAATCAAGTCAAGCAACATCACGTAAGAAGTCTTTAGAAAAAATAGAATTAGATGAAATTGTACCATCTTCAAGAAAATATCCATTCATAGGATTTGAAATCGAAAAAATATTAGGAAAAGATGTATTAGAAGTTGAAAATCTAGGATTAACTATTGATGAACAAGTTTTATTTGAAAATGTTTCTTTTATTATCAATCGTGAAGACAAAATAGCATTAATTGGTAAAAATGATTTAGCTAAAACTGCTTTATTAAAAGTTCTAGCTGGAGAATTAGAACCAACTTCTGGAAAACTTAAATGGGGACAAACTGTTAATAAGTCATATTTTCCAGGCGAAAATGAAAAGTTTTTTGTTAATTCTGATTTAAATTTAGTCGAATGGTTAAGACAATACTCAAAAGAACCTGCAGAAACATATATTAGAGGATTTTTAGGACGTATGCTATTTAGTGGAGATCAAGCATTAAAAGAAGTTAAGTTTTTATCTGGTGGAGAAAAAATGCGTTGTATGTTTTCTAAGATGATGCTTTCTCAAAGTAATACTTTAATTATTGATTCACCAACAAACCATCTTGATTTAGAAACTATTCAATCAGTTGATAACGGATTATCAAACTTTAAAGGTGCTTTAATTCTAGTTTCTCATGACCATAGATTGTTACAATCTGTTACGAATAAAGTTGTAGAGATTGGAAATGTTGGATCATATAGCTATGAAGGAACATTTGATTCATATTTGAGTCATGATCAATTAAAAGAACAAAGAAAACAAATATATAAATAA
- the hisS gene encoding histidine--tRNA ligase, which produces MAANRVKGTYDVLPSESYKWVALETKIREILSLYNLKEIRTPMMEYSNVFHRDSEGSDMVTKETYDFVDRSNRALTLRPEGTAGVIRSYVENKLYASQELEKVYYIGPNFRYERPGKGRYRQFSQFGVEAIGTVDPALDAEMIILAYDFIKRLGLKGVKVRVNTLGDQESRDRYQEALVKHFTPHIHELCEDCKNRIDKNPLRILDCKIDYKHESVINAPTPLDLLNDASRAYFDEVKSHLEMCGIDYVIAPKLVRGLDYYSHTVFEIEADIKGFGAANVLGGGGRYQKLVSELGGPDLGGIGFAFGMERLLMALEANHIELNEDVEVDCFVITFSKELKKIGTKILYDLRQENFVSDMNYTAKSFKGQLKQALRFNSKYLIILGDEEYARGVVGIKDTKTEIQEEIKIENITAYIKKKMEK; this is translated from the coding sequence ATGGCAGCAAACAGAGTTAAGGGTACATATGATGTACTTCCAAGTGAATCTTATAAATGGGTCGCTTTAGAAACTAAGATTAGAGAGATTCTTAGTTTATATAACTTAAAAGAAATTAGAACTCCTATGATGGAGTATTCTAATGTTTTTCATAGAGATTCTGAAGGATCTGACATGGTAACAAAAGAAACATATGATTTTGTTGACAGATCTAATCGAGCATTAACCTTAAGACCAGAAGGTACTGCCGGCGTGATTAGAAGTTATGTAGAAAATAAATTATATGCGTCTCAAGAATTAGAAAAAGTCTATTATATTGGACCTAATTTTAGATATGAAAGACCAGGGAAAGGTAGATATCGCCAATTTTCTCAATTTGGTGTTGAAGCTATCGGAACAGTTGATCCAGCATTAGATGCTGAAATGATTATCCTTGCTTATGATTTTATTAAAAGATTAGGATTAAAAGGTGTTAAGGTAAGAGTTAATACACTTGGAGATCAAGAATCAAGAGATAGATATCAAGAAGCTTTAGTTAAGCACTTCACACCACATATTCATGAGTTATGTGAGGATTGTAAAAATCGTATTGATAAAAATCCTTTGCGTATATTAGACTGTAAAATTGATTATAAACATGAATCAGTCATTAATGCACCAACGCCTCTAGATTTATTAAATGATGCATCACGTGCTTACTTTGATGAAGTCAAGAGTCACTTAGAAATGTGTGGTATAGATTATGTGATCGCACCTAAATTAGTTAGAGGACTTGACTATTATAGTCACACCGTATTTGAAATAGAAGCCGATATAAAAGGCTTTGGAGCTGCTAATGTACTTGGTGGTGGTGGAAGATACCAAAAATTAGTTTCTGAGCTTGGAGGGCCTGATTTAGGCGGTATAGGCTTTGCATTTGGTATGGAAAGATTGTTAATGGCATTAGAGGCTAATCACATTGAACTTAATGAAGATGTTGAAGTTGATTGTTTTGTCATTACTTTTAGTAAAGAGTTAAAAAAAATAGGAACTAAAATTTTATATGATCTTAGACAAGAAAATTTTGTTTCAGATATGAACTATACAGCTAAATCTTTTAAAGGACAACTTAAACAAGCATTAAGATTTAATTCCAAGTATTTAATTATTCTTGGTGATGAAGAATATGCTAGAGGTGTAGTCGGTATTAAAGATACAAAAACTGAAATTCAAGAAGAAATTAAAATAGAAAATATCACTGCATATATAAAGAAAAAGATGGAGAAATAA
- a CDS encoding GNAT family N-acetyltransferase, translated as MKKKPFKHMPKVLFGEYMLRTLKTKDYRDLFEYGKDPEVTKFLNWGPMVLSIEAKRSIKEIFYPRVKNGLPVGYAIIDINKNKMIGTVDFHSVISDQNTAEIGYVIHKDYWGKGIMTQAVKELIKLGFTYLNYDKIIIKHLSKNIGSQRVIEKSGFKYIKKEPYTLKKINSIIEDDMLIYEITKEDYHGSKQS; from the coding sequence ATGAAAAAGAAACCATTTAAACATATGCCTAAAGTATTATTTGGTGAATATATGTTAAGAACACTTAAAACAAAAGATTATCGAGATTTATTTGAATATGGTAAGGATCCAGAGGTTACAAAATTTTTAAATTGGGGACCAATGGTTTTATCAATTGAAGCCAAAAGATCAATTAAAGAAATTTTCTATCCTAGAGTAAAAAATGGACTACCTGTAGGATATGCAATCATAGATATCAATAAAAATAAAATGATAGGTACCGTTGATTTTCATTCAGTCATAAGTGATCAAAACACTGCAGAAATCGGATATGTTATTCATAAAGATTACTGGGGTAAAGGAATTATGACTCAAGCAGTAAAAGAACTTATAAAGCTTGGATTTACTTATCTAAACTATGATAAGATCATCATCAAGCATTTAAGTAAAAATATTGGAAGTCAAAGAGTCATTGAAAAATCAGGATTTAAATATATTAAAAAAGAACCATATACACTTAAAAAAATAAATTCAATTATCGAAGATGATATGTTGATATATGAAATAACCAAGGAGGATTATCATGGCAGCAAACAGAGTTAA
- a CDS encoding RelA/SpoT family protein, which translates to MTDPLFESLVESFQSYIHNPKDIELIKKAYFLSKESHEGQMRKSGDPYITHPVAVAKILAELTAGPATIIAALLHDTVEDTSVTLKDVEKDYGPEIAALVDGVTKIGKLSFNIVASQAENHQKMLLAMAKDIRVILIKIADRLHNVRTLNSMSPEKQYKIASETLDIYAPLAHRLGIFRIKAELEDRSLRYTDPPMYYRVSNMIQTKKTEREASIEHVIEHIKELFVHSKLKDYEIKGRIKNIFSIYKKMVRDNRAFEDIYDLLAVRIIVDKVETCYQALGIIHANFTPIPRRFKDYIAVPKPNMYQSLHTTVLSEDGTLFEVQIRTEEMDHVAEFGVAAHWAYKENKTYSREREQFEIAQKLKWYGELMKMTEDSDETEGSAEEFVGTVKGDILDANVYVFTPKGAVIELPKGATPIDFAYRIHTDIGNKMVGAIVNNRIVTLDYELNTGDIVSVRTNKNSYGPSEDWLKIAKSSHAKHKIKGFLNKLNRDNLIQLGKEQLDREMHAQKVTQTLDDAFVKKFFEKNMISDVESLHLEIGKGIISAKTVVSKALGKEVDKEEFLQRQMEKAARQLTTHSETGVVIEGLSSPQIKLANCCLPIPGDQIIGFVSKTSGIVIHSTFCPNCNQFDENRLIEAFWSSEITRKYPTRIKIIGTTKPTLLTEVVTAVNAHSISIAEVNATNGSNMEMVIKLKVLINDQNTLQSLMVNLRKISDIFQVERDFK; encoded by the coding sequence ATGACAGATCCTTTATTTGAATCCTTAGTAGAATCTTTCCAATCATATATTCATAACCCAAAAGATATAGAGCTTATTAAAAAAGCTTATTTTTTGTCGAAGGAAAGTCACGAAGGTCAAATGCGTAAGAGTGGGGATCCATATATTACACACCCTGTTGCAGTTGCAAAAATTCTAGCAGAATTAACAGCTGGTCCAGCTACAATCATTGCTGCATTACTTCATGATACTGTTGAAGATACATCAGTAACACTAAAAGATGTTGAAAAAGATTATGGTCCTGAGATAGCAGCATTAGTAGATGGTGTAACTAAAATAGGTAAATTATCTTTTAATATCGTTGCTTCACAAGCAGAAAATCATCAAAAAATGTTATTAGCAATGGCTAAAGATATTAGAGTTATCTTAATAAAGATTGCTGATCGCCTACATAATGTAAGAACACTAAACTCTATGTCTCCTGAAAAGCAATATAAAATAGCCAGTGAAACACTTGATATTTATGCACCACTTGCTCATAGACTTGGGATATTTAGAATAAAAGCTGAACTTGAAGATCGTTCACTAAGATATACTGATCCACCCATGTATTATAGAGTTTCAAATATGATTCAGACTAAAAAGACAGAACGAGAAGCTTCTATAGAACATGTAATAGAACATATCAAAGAATTGTTTGTACATTCTAAATTAAAAGATTATGAAATTAAAGGTAGAATTAAAAATATATTTTCAATTTATAAAAAAATGGTTAGAGATAATAGAGCTTTTGAAGATATTTACGACCTATTAGCTGTTAGAATTATCGTTGATAAAGTTGAAACTTGTTATCAAGCTTTAGGCATTATTCATGCTAATTTTACGCCTATTCCTAGACGATTTAAAGACTATATCGCAGTACCTAAGCCAAATATGTATCAATCCCTTCATACGACTGTCTTATCAGAAGATGGGACGTTATTTGAAGTTCAAATCCGAACAGAAGAAATGGATCATGTTGCAGAATTTGGGGTTGCTGCTCACTGGGCATATAAAGAAAATAAAACATATTCTAGAGAACGTGAGCAATTTGAAATTGCTCAAAAACTTAAATGGTATGGCGAATTAATGAAGATGACCGAAGATTCTGATGAAACTGAAGGTAGTGCTGAAGAGTTTGTTGGAACTGTTAAAGGTGATATTCTTGACGCCAATGTTTATGTGTTTACACCAAAAGGTGCAGTTATAGAATTACCTAAAGGTGCAACACCTATAGATTTTGCTTATCGTATTCATACTGATATTGGTAATAAAATGGTTGGTGCAATTGTTAATAATAGAATTGTGACACTAGATTATGAACTAAATACTGGGGATATTGTAAGTGTTAGAACTAATAAAAATTCATATGGTCCGAGTGAAGATTGGTTAAAAATAGCGAAATCTTCACATGCAAAACATAAAATTAAAGGTTTTTTAAATAAATTAAATAGAGATAATTTAATTCAATTAGGAAAAGAACAACTAGATCGAGAAATGCATGCACAAAAAGTTACACAAACACTTGATGATGCATTTGTTAAAAAATTCTTTGAAAAGAATATGATTTCTGATGTTGAATCACTACATCTTGAAATTGGTAAAGGTATCATAAGTGCTAAAACTGTTGTTTCTAAAGCTTTAGGCAAAGAAGTTGATAAGGAAGAATTCTTACAACGTCAAATGGAAAAAGCTGCAAGACAATTAACAACACATAGTGAAACTGGTGTTGTTATCGAAGGTCTCTCTAGTCCACAAATAAAACTTGCAAATTGTTGTTTGCCTATTCCTGGTGATCAAATTATCGGTTTTGTAAGTAAAACAAGTGGTATTGTTATTCATTCAACATTTTGTCCAAACTGTAATCAATTTGATGAAAATAGATTAATTGAAGCATTCTGGTCATCTGAAATCACAAGAAAATATCCTACAAGAATTAAAATTATAGGAACAACAAAACCAACACTCTTAACTGAAGTCGTTACTGCAGTCAATGCACATTCGATATCGATTGCAGAAGTTAATGCTACGAATGGTTCTAATATGGAAATGGTTATTAAACTAAAAGTCTTAATTAACGATCAAAACACTTTACAATCACTTATGGTTAACTTAAGAAAGATTAGCGATATCTTTCAAGTAGAAAGAGATTTCAAATGA
- a CDS encoding replication-associated recombination protein A — protein sequence MKPLAYRIRPTEFKNVYGQDHLVSQDGVLSMMLEKSKILSFILYGPPGTGKTTIANIFANKSNLETYFFNASTDSKQKLKDIVDTTVYKDILIVIDEIHRMKKDTQDYLLPFMENGKATVIGLTTLNPYQSVNPAIRSRCHLYEVKKLEDEDLKKAVLNGIQELEVDITIDQKALDEIIRYSNHEIRTALNLLESASLILEGNDILTAQHVRRVSGKKQLDLDNHEDHFYDLLSALQKSIRGSDVDAAVHYLARLIILGDLLSIIRRLLVIAYEDIGLANPLMGQKVLAATEAALKVGLPEARIMLGVIVVDMALSPKSNTGYLAIDEALHDIENNDCGVLPDHAVNRKIKMNPEIYHYPHSDENSLNDQSYLPNLIKDKTYFHPKDESSYEKALSDRLKIIDKIKHKKR from the coding sequence ATGAAGCCATTAGCTTATAGAATACGACCAACTGAATTCAAAAACGTTTATGGACAAGACCATCTTGTTTCACAAGATGGTGTCTTATCTATGATGTTAGAAAAATCTAAAATTTTATCATTTATATTATATGGTCCTCCAGGAACTGGAAAGACTACAATTGCGAACATTTTTGCCAATAAATCAAATCTAGAAACATATTTTTTTAATGCTTCTACAGATTCTAAACAAAAATTAAAAGATATTGTAGATACAACAGTTTATAAAGATATCTTAATCGTCATTGATGAAATTCATAGAATGAAAAAAGACACTCAAGATTATCTGCTTCCATTTATGGAAAATGGTAAGGCTACAGTTATTGGATTAACCACTTTAAATCCTTATCAAAGTGTAAACCCAGCCATTCGTTCTAGATGTCATTTATATGAAGTTAAGAAGCTTGAAGATGAAGACTTAAAAAAAGCTGTTTTAAATGGCATACAAGAACTTGAAGTTGATATCACAATCGATCAAAAAGCTCTTGATGAAATCATAAGATATTCTAATCATGAAATTAGAACTGCATTAAATCTATTAGAAAGCGCATCTCTTATTTTAGAAGGTAACGATATCTTAACCGCACAACATGTTAGAAGAGTAAGTGGTAAAAAACAACTTGATTTAGATAATCATGAAGATCACTTTTATGATTTATTAAGTGCACTTCAAAAATCAATTAGAGGTTCTGATGTAGATGCGGCAGTTCATTATCTAGCAAGACTTATTATATTAGGTGATTTATTATCAATCATTAGAAGATTATTAGTGATTGCTTATGAAGATATTGGCTTAGCTAATCCATTGATGGGACAAAAAGTATTAGCTGCAACTGAAGCAGCGCTTAAAGTAGGACTACCTGAAGCACGTATTATGTTAGGTGTTATTGTTGTTGATATGGCACTTTCTCCTAAGAGTAATACAGGATATTTAGCCATTGATGAAGCGCTACATGATATAGAAAATAATGATTGTGGTGTTTTACCTGATCATGCAGTCAATAGAAAGATTAAAATGAATCCTGAAATATATCATTATCCACATTCAGATGAAAATTCATTAAATGATCAATCTTATTTACCTAATTTAATTAAAGATAAGACATATTTCCATCCAAAAGATGAAAGTTCATATGAAAAAGCATTGTCTGATCGCTTGAAAATAATTGATAAAATCAAACATAAGAAAAGATAA